DNA from Methanomicrobia archaeon:
CCACGTTCCTGACAAAGCTGCGGCATGGCACGATTTGCATCGGCTAATGGACGACGAAGACTGCCTTGTGCGGTTGGTAGCCGCGAATGCACTGGGCGCCACCTTCCCTTATGTCCCTGACAAAGCTGCGGCATGGCACGATTTGCATCGGCTCGCGAACGACGAATACAGCGATGTGCGGTTGGTAGCCGCGAATGCACTGGGCGCGGCCTTTACCCACGTTCCTGACAAAGAAGCGGCATGGCACGATTTGCATCGGCTCACGAACGACGAATACAGAGATGTGCGGTGTGAAGCCGCGAATGCACTGGGAGCCACCTTCCCTTATGTCCCTGACAAAGCTGCGGCATGGCTCGACCTTCACCGGCTCACCGGTGACGATGCCCGTTCTGTGCGCGGGAGAACTGCGGGTGCACTGGGCACGGCGTTTACGCACGTCCCTGACAGAGAAGAGGCCTGGGACAACCTCCACCGGCTCACCGGCGACGAAGACAGTGATGTGCGCGTTCAGGCGAATTACGCGCTCGGCAGAGCTTCTATACTCAAGGCCACCGAGGCAAAAACTGAAGAAGATTTCCGCAAAGAGATTGAAAATGCTTTATCCTTTTTTGAACAAACCTCACATGAATCGTGGCTTTACGAAAACCCTGCAAGATTCTGTCTTCCGTTTTACCGCTCTTTTTATATGATTACGTTCAAGAAACAGGAAGCGGAAGCTGAGGTGCAGAGCTATCTTGCCGAGGCTAAAAACGAAACGTGGGGCTCAGAGAGTAAAGAAAAACTCCTCGAAGCCGTAGAAAATCTCGCGGATGCTCTTAGAGAAGTTCAGGATGCGTCAAAAATGGATTTCGACATGATGAAAAGCGATCTCAAAGCGTACAAGCAATACTGTGATCGGGCTGCGGATCTCCTCCGCACCACCGAAGAAAAAGCACCCACGGCATCGAAATTGATCAAAAGGGGACTGCCGATAATCAATCGGAAGATACAAGAATTACTTGCTGAAATTGACAAAAAGGCGAAAATTCTCTGCGATGCTGCAAGCGGCACAAAAGCCGAAGACTACGTTTACCCCACCTGCAAGGAAGTTCGAGAGCTCATCAAGATAAGGAACGAAGATGAGTTAGAAAAACGTGTTGAAGCGCTCATTCCTAATCTACGATTCATGGGCGAGAGCCTTCCGGAAGCTGAGCGAATTTTTGTTCTCAACAAAGTTGAAACCATTTCATCTGCAGAATATCTCGAGGATAAATTAGGACTGCTAAATGAAATCATCGTTTATGTGACACCGCATATCCGTCTTTCAGAAAAAATCGATGAGCTACTGGGGTATGTTCGAAGAATAGAGTCGTCGTGTAATCAAATTATACGGGATATCGAAGAAAAAGGTGTTACGCTCAAAGCGGAAGATAAACACGAGTTGAAAACGTTAGCTGATGATTTAAAAGCGGCTAACAAAGAGCAGCTCACTCAGTTCGCACAAGAATTCATCAAACTGCTTGAAGACCCCGAAATCCAGCAGGAATTGGAGAAGCATGCACCGAAAGAGAGATCACGAATAAAGAGAGCGTTTTCGACTATAGGAAGAATAGCCAATGAACTCGGAATTGCAGTGAGTGCTGCCGTAACTGCTGAAGGGCTCCTTCCCCAGATTGAGGCTATTATGGCCCAGATGGGGGTTATTAGCCACATAAATCCGGCACTCGCCGCGGCACTCATCCTGATACCCCTCGTCGCACTCAAGGAACGGACGTTGAAATGAAGGGAGTTTTTCCTTAAAATCCACAACACGCAACAGCGAGCAGCAGCTTCATCGAAACCGTCTCATGTAGCGCCACTCGACAAATTTCTTGATATGGTACGCAAAAGGCTTAAACATGCGTCTGCCTGAGAATGCCACGGCTTTATCTGCACCCATTGATATTAAGGCACGCGGATTCGCTCTAGTGTTCTTGGGCTTGTAGGCGCTCAATTCCTGGTTGTTCAGTGTACGGAGGATATTCTTCGCCGCGGTTTTGCCCTGATAC
Protein-coding regions in this window:
- a CDS encoding HEAT repeat domain-containing protein → MIDQAEIHRKSESGKVEERREALKHLKSDFADLPDKAAAWLDLHRLTGDENGDVRWRAADALGAAFTHVPDKAAAWHDLHRLMDDEDCLVRLVAANALGATFPYVPDKAAAWHDLHRLANDEYSDVRLVAANALGAAFTHVPDKEAAWHDLHRLTNDEYRDVRCEAANALGATFPYVPDKAAAWLDLHRLTGDDARSVRGRTAGALGTAFTHVPDREEAWDNLHRLTGDEDSDVRVQANYALGRASILKATEAKTEEDFRKEIENALSFFEQTSHESWLYENPARFCLPFYRSFYMITFKKQEAEAEVQSYLAEAKNETWGSESKEKLLEAVENLADALREVQDASKMDFDMMKSDLKAYKQYCDRAADLLRTTEEKAPTASKLIKRGLPIINRKIQELLAEIDKKAKILCDAASGTKAEDYVYPTCKEVRELIKIRNEDELEKRVEALIPNLRFMGESLPEAERIFVLNKVETISSAEYLEDKLGLLNEIIVYVTPHIRLSEKIDELLGYVRRIESSCNQIIRDIEEKGVTLKAEDKHELKTLADDLKAANKEQLTQFAQEFIKLLEDPEIQQELEKHAPKERSRIKRAFSTIGRIANELGIAVSAAVTAEGLLPQIEAIMAQMGVISHINPALAAALILIPLVALKERTLK